From a single Brassica napus cultivar Da-Ae chromosome C9, Da-Ae, whole genome shotgun sequence genomic region:
- the LOC106416473 gene encoding probable inactive purple acid phosphatase 28 isoform X2: MSPARITVNWKHTILYLTLIISLIYSIETLISHKLQVNHNQIRLKRSPNLPLRFRDDGTFKILQVADMHFGMGSITRCRDVTDAEYGYCSDLNTTQFLRRMIEAERPDLIAFTGDNIFGSSTTDAAESLLQAIGPAIEYGIPWAAILGNHDQESTMNRAELMTFLSLMDFSVSQINPPLQDGSERGALRSIDGFGNYRLRVHGAPGSVLSNSTVFDLFFLDSGDRETVQGRRTYGWIKDSQLSWLQDASKQNMGNVPSNPDPALAFFHIPIPEVRDLWYTPFIGQFQEGVACSIVQSGVLSTFLSMGNVKAAFIGHDHVNDFCGNLKGVWFCYGGGFGYHAYGRRNWHRRSRLIEAKLGKGKDTWTGVQRIKTWKRLDDGDLCKIDEQVLWEASYSFLK, translated from the exons ATGAGTCCTGCAAGAATAACTGTGAACTGGAAGCACACTATCCTCTACTTAACCCTAATCATATCTCTTATCTACTCCatcgaaaccctaatctcgCACAAACTACAAGTCAACCACAACCAAATCCGCCTCAAAAGGTCTCCGAATCTCCCTCTACGGTTCCGCGACGACGGCACCTTCAAAATCCTCCAG GTTGCGGATATGCATTTCGGGATGGGTAGCATCACTCGATGCAGAGATGTGACGGATGCAGAATACGGTTACTGTTCTGATCTCAATACCACTCAGTTCCTTCGGAGGATGATTGAAGCTGAGAGACCCGATCTCATCGCATTTACTG GGGATAATATATTTGGATCAAGCACTACTGATGCAGCTGAATCTCTTCTTCAAGCCATTGGTCCAGCCATTGAATATGGAATCCCATGGGCTGCCATTTTAGGAAATCATGACCAGGAGTCCACTATGAACCGTGCAGAGCTGATGACTTTCCTCTCGCTTATGGATTTTTCCGTCTCTCAAATCAATCCACCTCTCCAAGATGGCTCGGAAAGAGGCGCATTGAGATCAATTGATGGCTTTGGGAATTACCGCCTCAGAGTACACGGTGCACCTGGTTCTGTTCTGTCAAATAGCACCGTCTTTGACCTCTTCTTTCTTGACAGTGGAGATAGAGAAACTGTCCAAGGTAGACGAACATATGGATGGATCAAGGATTCTCAACTTAGTTGGCTTCAAGATGCTTCTAAACAG AACATGGGAAACGTTCCCAGTAATCCTGATCCAGCGCTAGCCTTCTTCCACATTCCAATCCCGGAAGTCCGTGATCTGTGGTACACACCCTTTATTGGCCAGTTTCAGGAGGGTGTGGCATGCTCCATCGTGCAATCAGGAGTCTTAAGTACCTTTTTGTCCATGGGAAATGTAAAAGCCGCGTTCATAGGACACGACCATGTCAATGATTTCTGCGGAAATCTAAAAGGAGTCTGGTTTTgttacggtggaggatttggaTACCATGCATATGGAAGACGAAATTGGCACAGAAGATCGCGACTGATTGAGGCTAAGCTCGGGAAAGGAAAAGACACGTGGACAGGAGTTCAACGTATCAAGACGTGGAAACGTCTAGACGATGGAGACTTGTGCAAGATAGACGAACAAGTCCTATGGGAAGCTTCCTACTCGTTTCTGAAGTGA
- the LOC106416473 gene encoding probable inactive purple acid phosphatase 28 isoform X1: MSPARITVNWKHTILYLTLIISLIYSIETLISHKLQVNHNQIRLKRSPNLPLRFRDDGTFKILQVADMHFGMGSITRCRDVTDAEYGYCSDLNTTQFLRRMIEAERPDLIAFTGDNIFGSSTTDAAESLLQAIGPAIEYGIPWAAILGNHDQESTMNRAELMTFLSLMDFSVSQINPPLQDGSERGALRSIDGFGNYRLRVHGAPGSVLSNSTVFDLFFLDSGDRETVQGRRTYGWIKDSQLSWLQDASKQGLNQNMGNVPSNPDPALAFFHIPIPEVRDLWYTPFIGQFQEGVACSIVQSGVLSTFLSMGNVKAAFIGHDHVNDFCGNLKGVWFCYGGGFGYHAYGRRNWHRRSRLIEAKLGKGKDTWTGVQRIKTWKRLDDGDLCKIDEQVLWEASYSFLK, translated from the exons ATGAGTCCTGCAAGAATAACTGTGAACTGGAAGCACACTATCCTCTACTTAACCCTAATCATATCTCTTATCTACTCCatcgaaaccctaatctcgCACAAACTACAAGTCAACCACAACCAAATCCGCCTCAAAAGGTCTCCGAATCTCCCTCTACGGTTCCGCGACGACGGCACCTTCAAAATCCTCCAG GTTGCGGATATGCATTTCGGGATGGGTAGCATCACTCGATGCAGAGATGTGACGGATGCAGAATACGGTTACTGTTCTGATCTCAATACCACTCAGTTCCTTCGGAGGATGATTGAAGCTGAGAGACCCGATCTCATCGCATTTACTG GGGATAATATATTTGGATCAAGCACTACTGATGCAGCTGAATCTCTTCTTCAAGCCATTGGTCCAGCCATTGAATATGGAATCCCATGGGCTGCCATTTTAGGAAATCATGACCAGGAGTCCACTATGAACCGTGCAGAGCTGATGACTTTCCTCTCGCTTATGGATTTTTCCGTCTCTCAAATCAATCCACCTCTCCAAGATGGCTCGGAAAGAGGCGCATTGAGATCAATTGATGGCTTTGGGAATTACCGCCTCAGAGTACACGGTGCACCTGGTTCTGTTCTGTCAAATAGCACCGTCTTTGACCTCTTCTTTCTTGACAGTGGAGATAGAGAAACTGTCCAAGGTAGACGAACATATGGATGGATCAAGGATTCTCAACTTAGTTGGCTTCAAGATGCTTCTAAACAG GGTCTTAACCAGAACATGGGAAACGTTCCCAGTAATCCTGATCCAGCGCTAGCCTTCTTCCACATTCCAATCCCGGAAGTCCGTGATCTGTGGTACACACCCTTTATTGGCCAGTTTCAGGAGGGTGTGGCATGCTCCATCGTGCAATCAGGAGTCTTAAGTACCTTTTTGTCCATGGGAAATGTAAAAGCCGCGTTCATAGGACACGACCATGTCAATGATTTCTGCGGAAATCTAAAAGGAGTCTGGTTTTgttacggtggaggatttggaTACCATGCATATGGAAGACGAAATTGGCACAGAAGATCGCGACTGATTGAGGCTAAGCTCGGGAAAGGAAAAGACACGTGGACAGGAGTTCAACGTATCAAGACGTGGAAACGTCTAGACGATGGAGACTTGTGCAAGATAGACGAACAAGTCCTATGGGAAGCTTCCTACTCGTTTCTGAAGTGA